The Bacillus sp. 2205SS5-2 genome segment TTTTAGGTAAAAGCTTTGAAAAACGATTCTACTATCGTGTTTTTTGAAAAGGCTGTTTTCAAAAAATTTGTTACTTTTCGTATCAGTCAATAAACTGTAATATCGCTTTGTTTCAGGGCAGCTTTTCGTCTATTTTTGGTGAGAATCAACTGTAAAATGGAGGATTCCATCAAAATTAGATAAAACAGCAACAATGGATACGAAAAGAGACTATAAAAATAAAGAGGATTATCTTATTTTCTTTCTTCCTAATCGAAACGTGAAGAGGTTTGACCATTTTATGAGGACAATATTACGCTCCTTAAGAGCATAGGTCAAGATTATATTTTGACTACTCTGAAAATTGTTTTTTGTTGTATCCGCTTACACCTAGACGGGGTATGATTTAATCCCCCATTGATTTTTTAAGGCTCTTTTCGTATACATTGAGGCGACTTCATCTGATTTTTGATTAAATCGCCCATTTCACTGTTTACTTCCATCAAAAACAGACGAAATGATGCCCGAAACAAAGCTATATCAACGATTATAGGCTGGTTCGAAGGGAAACAAACTTTAGTCGATATTCTACGTCTTCAACCTAAAGTCTCTTTTGCAAAAATTGTTACTTTCATATTAGTACAAGGCTGTTTTCGCAAAGATTGTGGCTTTTCGAATATGAAGGAATCCCTTGACTTGTATGACTTCGTGCTCTTTTCCTAATGAAAAATTCTTCATTTCTAGATAAAAAGGAAGAAATCAATCGAAAAAACCCTACTGCTTGTTTTTTCTTTGTGTCAAGAGCAACAATATATACGAAACGAGCCTAGTACAAAAACCTCAAGAAGGATAATCTCTAGAGACCTTTTGTATCCTCTACAAAGCCGACGATTGAAAAGATGAGGTTGTGCATTTATTTTAGTAGTTGCTGCCACAATGGACACGAATAAAGCCTAATTCAAAAGGGCATCCACAAGTGGATGCCCTTTTGATTTTTTGTCGGATGGAGAGATTAATTTTTTAATTTATTTTCCCTACTCATTGAAAAACATCATCTGAATTGGGTCTAGACTCTTTTTGTAAGGCTCTTTTGCATACTTTGTTGCTGTATCATACAAAAAAGGATGGAAATACTCTTTTCTTTCCTCATTTCGGGTTAAAAATGATGGGATAAGATACCCGAAGTCATTCTTCATCACGAATTGAGGGCTAATTCGAAAAGCCACAATCTTTGCGAACACAGCCTATTGTAAAAAAGATGGTTTCACTGAGATCGTGTATAGAATTACAATGGAGGACATAATGATATTACCTAAAAAGGGTTGAATAACTTCCGGTGAAATTAATGACAAATTAATCAGACCGAAAATCAACGAGTACAATAGCATCACCCAAAACCCCCAGGATTTGAGGCTGAAATAACCAAATATCATAATAAAGGTGAAAAGGGCCACTAACACCCTCATTGGTTGTTCTGGAATCGCTGGAACAGCAAATACTTCAGCGATTCCTACCTCAGTGGCAAGAGGCTCGTAAAAAAATGCGGTATACAATAAAACAAGCGAGCCAAACACATAGAAGCAACTGATTAGTGACACACCCAATGGTCTTTTCATAACACATCTTCCTTCCAACCAATTTTCTTCCATCACCATCTCTAGAGTTTTTAAAAAGACTATTTTCGCAAGGATTGTTGCTTTTCGAATTGGGATATATCCTTTGACTTGTAAGCCTACGTGCTCTTTTGCAATGGAGTAAATTTTGCTTTCAAAAAAATGCAAGAAAGAACTCGGAAAATCTTACTCCCTATTTTCCTTTGTGCAAGGAGTAACAAAGTTTACGAAAATCGCCTAATAAAGATTGTCTTAAGTGCCACTTATTTCAATCTTGAAAGAGAGTCCATGATCTACAATTAATCTATACGATCACAGGTCCAAATAGATTCAATTCGATGGGAAAACGTATCTGAAAGTTTATTGCATCACATTCCCCTCACCCTGTAGCAATGGGTTCAAGTTAGCAATAATCAACTACCTTCAAGCATGTACAATCTCGTTAAGTGCTTCTTCGATCGTATTGTAGGTGAACGTAAACCCTTTAGCTAGAAGCTTTTCTGGTACCACCCATCGACTTTTTAGAATCAATTCCGTTTCGGTTCCGATAAATCGTGCCCCAAATTCCAGCATCCATTTTGGAGAAGGCAAACCGTAGGGTCGTTTCATTGCATTTCGAAGCTCCTTCATGAGTTCTGCATTGGTAATTGGTGAAGGTGCTGAGCAATTAATGATGCCATTTACTTCTTTTCGATTACTGAGAAAAAGAACAATGGAAAATAAATCCTCGATATGAATCCAGCTGAATTTTTGATTTCCAGGGCCTTGAACTCCACCAAGACCAAATTTCACCATATGGGTGTATGGAACCATAACTCCTCCAGTTGATCCTAAAACGATGGAAATTCTCAATGCTACTTGTCTTGTATTCGGAAGAGAGAAGGAGAAAAATGACTCTTCCCACTGTCTTGCTACATCGACGGAAAATCCCTCACCAAGTTCTCCTGTCTCTTCGGTCATCGGTCGGTCCTCAGCATGACGATAAATCGTCGCAGAACTAGAATTCAGCCAAAGTTGGGGTGGTGTTTCACATTGCTGAATAGCCTTTCCAAGAAGCTCAGTCGTCTCGATTCTTGAATTTAAAATCTTTGCTTTATTTTTTTCATTATAACGACAATTCACTGATTTACCGGCAAGATTTAGAAGTAACTCCGCGTTTTCAAGCGCTCGGGCAACACCTGAAAAATCCTCCCAAATCACGTGTGGCGGCTGCCTTGAAATAATTATTACTTCGTACCCAAGCTTTTCAAACTGTTTTTGAAAATATTGACCGATAAATCCTGTTCCACCGGCAAGAACAACTTTTTTTCTCATACATACTCATCCTCTCTTTAATTGCTTACTGCATATCCATAAAAAATGCTCAGAATATGGAGGAGATACTTTTTTAAAGGCTATTTTCGTATACATTGTGGTTATTTCATCTGATTTTTGACTAAATGATCCATCCCACTGTTCATTTTCATCAAAAATAGACGAAAAGATGCCCGAAACTAAGCTATATCATAGATTGTAACCTGATTCGAAAAGCAACAAATTTTGCGAAAAAACCTTGTTAATAAAGCTTTTTTCGATTGCATTATCATCTTTAAATTAATGGTCAATGAACCTATACTTTAACAATGACTTCAATGATAGTAAACACGAAAAGATACCTTACAAAATATACGTCATCTTTACTAGCTGCAGAAACGGTTGTCTTATACGTAACTACTGTCAGTATGAACGGACATTTCTTGTTTAATTAACGTAATCGCATGTAACACATCTCGCTCATTATGAACCCCCATTAGAGCGATTTGCACCCAGTTCCTTACTAATAGATAGTCACTTTCATAGCTTATGAGAATCCCTTTGTCTCTACATCTGTCGCCAAACCTCTTGCTAGAAAGTCTCGTTGGAAGAGCAATGGTTACTATTCCGGGAGAATAAAACTCCTTACAGAGAACGTTAAAACCGCTGGAAGACAGTTCTTTTCTCACTTTCTCTGCCAAAGCTTTATCTCTTGGATAATCCACGAACTTCAATGCTTCGATTAACGCCTTCACATGGTTAGAAGAATGGGTAAACGGAATGCTTTGATTCTCATTATACATGCCTAAATCTAAGTACCTTGGTATATTTCCCTTGGCCTCAATATTATCTCTATGAAACACGATCGCAAGTCCAGGAAAGGATCCAAGTCCCTTTCCACTTACAGTCGTAGCCAAATATACCTTTTGAAAGTTTACTGGTACCACTCCAACTGAGCTACATGCATCAACACATACTTCAACCTCATGTTTTTGACCAATCGTTAGTAAACCATCCAAGTCAATTAAATAGCCTGTAGAGGTTTCACAATGAACGGTCCAAATCCATTTAATCTGGGAATTTCTTTGTAGCAGACGATCGACTTCATCAAGAGAAATACTCTGCTCCCACTCTTTTTCTATAGTTTGAAAGTTTAAGTCCATTCTGAGCGCATGATCAATTAACCGATACCCAAATTCCCCGTTTGCCAAGATAAGACCTTCTCCTCTAATATCTTTCAGTTGCGCTGCGACTACGTCATTGGAGAACGTGCCTGTTCCAACCATCACTTGAGCATGGTTTGCATTTGTTAATTCACATAATCCATCCTGTAATTCCTTCATCTCCTGAATAAAACTGCCATTTCGATGAGAAAGGGGGCTCGAGCTAAAAGCTTCTTTTACTGTTGAATGAACAGAAACAGGTCCCGGTAAAAAGGTTTGTACAAATGCTGATTTACGCTCTTTTTCCATCAAGCGTTGATAGGCTTTTGTCGATTGTTCAAAGTTTTCACGCGTCAAATACATCGGCTGAAATTTTGCTTTTTCAGTTCCAACCATAGGACCAAAGGGGCTAAACCCCATTCTTTTATAGAGCTTCAACTGACCGACTGTGCCAGAAATAAGGGCAATAGTATATTTCTTTTCTAAACAATAGCTTACTAATCGCTTCGATAATTGATAAAATACCCTGGTACTTCTATCTTTTTCTTTTACCGATAGTAATCGAATTTCGCAAGGAACGGCATCCTCAGGCAAAAATGTATCTAGATTGCTAAGTTTTTGATCAAGTGAAAACGGGCGATTTGATCGAATCGCAATCATTCCGACCACTTCATTTTCTCTTTTCGCAATAATATATGTATTTTCATCATGGAATTTATCGACTAATTTATGGACTGAATTGGTTTCATGTTGCTTAATTTCTTCAACGAATGTTTTGTAATTTAATTGATAGATTTGGTCAAATTCACTCGGTTCTGTTGCCATTTTACAAATAAGTTCAGGTTTATTCATTGTGCAGCCTCCAATGCTTGTTCCAGGTAAAATTCATTTCTTTTTATGTGCAAAGATTACGACGACAAACAAGGTCAGTAAGCCTAGAGGTGTGATAACAGATTCCTCTAATAAAAACGCAGCGACCGGGATCGATCCCATTGAAATAAAGCCAGACAACGTGTATCGCCGAAATAGAAAATACGAAAAACACATCGTAACGGCAGAGATTGGTATGCTAATTGGGGTCAAGAATAAAGCTGCGGCAAAATACACGACGACCCCCTTCCCACCTCGAAATTGTAACTGCACCGGATAAAGATGGCCAAGTAGTACAAAAAACGAACTTAAAACTAAATAGCTCTCATGGGTATCTGCCCAAAAATAGACGATTGTTAAGGCCACCAACACTTTACAAACATCAATCACTAGAGTCAGAAGAAACCCTTTCTTCCCAAGTACCCTCCCAGCGTTTGTTGCCCCAACATTCCCACTTTCAATATTGCGGATATCTTCTCCTAAAAAATATTTGACGATATAAAAAGCTCCCATTAGACTACCTAGACCGTATGAAATTAGTATAATGGGAAGGATTTTCGTCAGAATTTCCAATATGAACCACCCCAAACATTATTGTTGATCCTTAGCAGAAATCACTTTTAATACTTGTCTAAATTCACCCATTCCCTTTTTTTCTTTCTTTTATTTAGGCGCATACTTTGTTACTGTTGCATACAAAAAAGATGGAAACACTCTTTTCACTGTCCTCATTTCGGGTGAAAATGATGCGAAAAAATGCCCGAAGCCATTCTTCATCACGAGAGGAGAGGGCTAATTCGAAAAGCCACAACCTTTGCGAAAACAGCCTTTATTTAGTATAAAAAATGGAAGATACAAAATGGAAAAAAGAAACAGCGCTATTCCTTCTAATGAAAAAATATACCACGGATAAGGACCTAAGTAATCTATCAAACTTGCATTATAAGGTTTATGATCCAAAAACATATAATTCGCACCAATTGCATGATTCAAATTAAACACGATGAAAGCGATGATATTAAGAGCGACAAATGAGCGAATCATGGACGAGAACGTTACCCTATACTGCTCGATCCACACCATAAATAAACAGGACAAAACAATAGCTAAATGGGCAGTGAAAAATTGAAAATAACGGAAATGAGGAAAGCCGAAAAAAAGCTCCGGGGTGATAATTGCAAAGAATGCCCCAACCATACTTGTAAAAAAAGTAATTTCAAAAACCCGATAACTTCTTGTTAATAGCATAATTAAACATAAATATAGAGAAAGAGAGCATAATTGTAACGGTAGGTTTATCGTGGAATCCCACTTATCATTTACGATGTACCAAATCTGAAAGGATACCTCTCCAAATAGCAGCAAAAAAATCAGGAGGTTGTTCACTACCTTTTTCCCTTTTGTATTTCTGATTTTTTCTCTAAAGAGATACATAGATATCATGCACCCGATGGATACAAAAATCGCTACCAGGTGAGGCAAGGAAAATAACTGAAACGGATACTCCTCATATGAAAATCGATAATAATCCTTCATCCGATCCCCTCAATTTCGTCTAGTAGGCCTATTAATTCACTATTAACCCATTCCCTTTAGTATTATTTAAAATGTCTCTTATTTTTTCAAAAGCAGCAAAAATAGAGTTCATCATTAAAAAAAGTTTTGTTTCAGCCTAGATACAGCGGACTTTTTAGATTTCTGACCTTCTTTTCGTCATGATTTTACTCCAATCCTGCCAAAACGGACGCTTCCTCATCTTTATAGGATCAATAGCAATAAGAAAACCCTTACAGATTACTGTCTACCTGTTGGAATTTCGCACACCTTCTTTGTTAATCGTACCATTACAGCTGAAAAATGAATAGACTTTATCCTCTGCAGACCTCTCACTTTTTATCTTCAATTCCTGTGGAAACTACCTTTTTTATCCCCCTTCAGATCAGTACGAAAAGGCATACTTTCTCCCATAAGGTCATACTATGAAAGATTCTCCTCTAAAAAGAAGCCGTTACACTATAAGCAAAAAATGGCCACTCCATAATTTGGAGTCGCCATTCTCATCCCACCTTTGCTTCAATTTATAGAAGATTTGAAATTAAGATTCTTTTAAAAGATGTGGTACCTATTCTTATCAGTATGGCTAATTTTCTTGTCTAAATTAATTTTCATTAGTATTAATAATTGGCATTCCTTCTTTATCTAGCAAAGGTGTTATGCTTCAACCTTCTCCGTTCCAACTATTTAAAAATAATGAACTCCTGTTTCTTTGTCTACCAACAGTTTACAACCTGAGAGCAACCCTACTTTTTCTATGTGAACAACCTCAAATCTTTAACGCCCATTCTTGCGAAACATTTCTTTCAAACCTCCCTTATTAATTGATATTCCGTTCGTTTAACCTCTATTACTTTTCCACCGATACAATATGCAGTGTCAAACCATAATTGCTTGAATTGTTTCCCATCTACTTTTGGCGGTTTATTGGCTTTTGATTTATAAAAATTAGTTACACCATTATTAATTTTCATCCTGTGTTCTTCACCACAAGCTTCAAACTGAATTTAAATGATTGCAAACTATCACTAATATCCGTCATTTCAAATCTCAATGATGAAAGTAAGAATTCTTTACTACCTGTGATTAAGGTTTACGTTACTTAGACAACCGTAAACAAAAACCAAGCAAGATAATTATCAAGATATTTTATATCCACGCCTTCAAAACGATCTACCCAGTTTTTCCTACGAGAATGAAGACCACTTACATTCTGGATGTCGAATTAGATCTTTATTACGTGCTTCTCTTCTATTGATTTATTTCGATAATGGTCTATCTTACATCGGTTTTACAGGCTCTCCAAGCATCAGTAATAAGTGCATTGTCAGACGTTAGTTTAGAACCAATCATATCCTCAATCATAGTTTTCAGAATTACTCCCATACAAGCTACCTTTGATACAGTAGCCTTTGTAATGTCTCTGACAACATGGACACATACTTGTTCGTGACTAATTCCTCCGTGTTTAGATTTACCGCCACCTTTACGAGGTTTACATTCTGAAATACCGCTATTTCCCATTTCAAAATATAATGAAATACCCTAAAAACAAGGGAAGACCGGCCTACAACAAGCCATACACTTAATTGAGTTTTATTTCCTATTATTACTTTGCTCTTTTCGTACACTTTATGGCTATTTTATCTGATTTTGACTAATTCCTTCATTTCACTGTCGATTTCCATCAAAAACAGAGGAAATGATGTACAAAACAAAGCTATATCATCGATAATCAACTGCTACGAAAAGCAATAATTTTCCGAAAACAGCCTATTACTTTTAAGAAAATCCATAGAATAAAAGTTAACAAAAAGACGAAATATTGATTCTTCATTGATTGCTAGCCAAGATGATCCCATTACTCAACGTCACCACGTGGGCTCTTTGATTGAAGAGTTATCAACCCCCGATGGATTAGAGGCAAACATACTAAAGACGATAATTACCTGGCTCATCAACATTCATATAGGGCAGTTTGATACCCTTTTTTATTACGATTATAATGACTACTCTCTTTTCGGAAAAATTGTATCTCTTCGAATATGAATATATCCGCTGATTTGTATGACTTCGCGCTCTTTTCCTTATGAAAACTTCTCCATTTCTAGATAAAAAGTATTCGAATAATAAAAACTGATTATCTCTTTAGCTTAGAGCAAACAAAAAAACAATGAGAAGAGATAATCATTTTTCCTCATTGTTTTTTTGTTATTAAATTGTTTCGTACTCATATAATAAAAAAATTAAAATCAGAAAGTTATTTTCATTTAAAGCGTATCCCAAAAGAATATATTGATTACAAGTGCTATGAAGATCGTAACAAAACTCATTATACTATTACCAGCTATGCCAATCCTCTTATATATTCCATTTTCTGAAAACACTGATATTACTAGCCCAAATAGTGAAATTACAATACAAATAACAATACCCACAAAAAGAAAGTTATCACGACCCAATATTACACTACCCAACATCACTATAAGAAACACGCCCCATCCAAATATGAAAAAGATAGTTGATATAACACTAAATTTTTTCTTCATTTTCTCTCCTCTCATAAATTCCACATTTCTTTTAACTAGTTAAATCTAATTATTTCAAAATACACACCCGTTTACAATTCTGCATCGCCATCAAGCTAAGGATAAATAGTTCCCCCAGAATGAAAAAAATGAAGGAACAAGGGGTAATTCATTTAGAAGCTATCCAATTAAAGGGGAGTTTCTTCTGGTACGGATTACATGTTGCAGCAGGATCATTCATCGATAGGAAATCTGAACGACAATATAGTTATTCAAGAAAAGCGCTTTTAATGCACATAAGACCAAAAGAGCGACACAAGTTAATGAAGTAATCGAGATTATTAGAATAAGTTTCACCTTATAAAATCCTTGTAAATTAACGCGAAAAAAAAACACATATGTAAAAGAATAGCGATTGTAAATAACATGATTTTGAATACCTTCATAGAAACCCCTTTTAAATTTAAGTTGACCATAGCATTTCCATAAGTAGAAGAACTATACGAGAAAAGATGATAGCATCCTCTCGACACAAAGAGCGACACAAAGTAGGTGAGCGTCCACACCCACTCCTTTGAGCTTTCATAGAATGATACTATGAAAGGAGTTGACAATAAATGATGCAACTCAAGCCTTTTCAAGATGGACAAGAACCCATTTGTATACATGTTCACAAGGTGTATGACTGGATCATCAATGAAGCTGATTTCACGTTACCATTAGGGAATACAACGATTTCTTTCCCTGGATTACCTGCTGGAGCAGACTTATCAGGAGCAACGACTACATGTGAGGTACTACCTGATCCCACGAATCCCTTTAAGATCGTGAGTAGGGAAGATCGTACGGTTATCATTGATGGGGAAGAAGTAACGCTACAATGGGTAACGATTCAAAAGAATGTAATCATTACGTTCATGATTATGTTGGCTGATGGAACGGTCTATAGAAGTCCTGATACGGAGGTACAGAATTTATATGTGTCTAATTTTGGTGATGACACCGTTGAAATCTATGATATATCCACTCCAACAGCACCTGTACGAGTAACCGAGTTTGGGGCTGGCGAGTTAAATAGTCCAGTAGATTTAGCCATCACAGCTTCCATTCTCTATGTATGTCAAGTAAACATTGACACCGTTGAAATCTATGATATATCCACTCCAGCAGCGCCTGTACGAGTAACCGAGTTTGGGGCTGGCGAGTTGGATGGACCATTTAGTTTAGCCGTTACAGGTTCTACTCTCTATGTTAGTAATGTCAACGATAACACCGTTGAAATCTATGATATATCCATTCCAACAGCACCTGTACGAGTGACCGAGTTTGGGGCTGGGGAGTTAAATAGTCCAGTAGGTTTAGCCATCACCGGTTCTATTCTCTATGTAAGTAATAACGGTGATGACACCGTTGAAATCTATGATATATCCACTCCAACAGCACCTGTACGAGTAACCGAGTTTGGGGCTGGCGAGTTGGATGAACCAGTAGGTTTAGCCATCACCGGTTCTATTCTCTATGTAAGTAATATCAACGATGGCACAATTGAAATCTATGATATATCCACTCCAACAGCACCTGTACGAGTGACCGAGTTTGGGGTTGGGGAGTTGGATAGACCATTTGGCTTAGCCATCACCGGTTCTATTCTCTATGTAAGTAATAGCAGTGGCGATAACACCGTTGAAATCTATGATATATCCACTCCAACAGCACCTGTACGAGTGACCGAGTTTGGGGCTGGGGAGTTGGATGGACCAGAAGGTCTAGCCATTGTGGGTAGTGCCCCTCAACGATTTTCTCTTTTTGAGCAAGTCGTATTATGTGCGCCAACCGGAACCAACATTGATATCACTTATACTCAACGAGATTGTTTTGTTGTGAGCACTGGCACTCTTACTGAATCTCCAGGGGGCGGACAAATCACATTCTCTAATTTAATCATTAAGCTGACCCTTTGCCAAAGTATTCAGTCTAAATTCCCTGTAGTCGTAGAATTAGAAGCCGACTTCTGTCAACCTAGAGACATGTTACCACAACTTTGTCCATCACCCGTTAGACCACCACAGTGTCCCATAGTATTTCCGGATTTCCCACCTTCCTCATCATAGTTTTGAGAAAGGTGAGGAGGGACCCATGGTTTTCATTTTAAAATGGATGAACGGGAATAAATTTAATGAACACTTCGAAGAAATTGCGCAGTAAATTTATTTATCTCCCTTTCCAAAATAACGGGACTACCTTTTTATGAAAGTCAACATTAAACCTTCAGGAGAAAAAGCTATTTTGATCAATATTATCAAAATGGCTTCTTTTTGTTAACAACAATATCAACGTTTGTGAGGTGCTTTGACCAAACTTCATTCCAAATCAACACCAAGAGGTAAAGATTCTTCTTTACCATCCAACCGTTTGTATAATGAACAAAAACATAAGATATACTACATGTACAGCAGGACATACAAACAAAGCCCTCACTCATTGTGGGGGCTCGTTTCATTTTGTCATTATTAGGGTTCTATACTATTTGTTGGGTTCTTGCGGAAAAGTCCATCGAATTCCATAATCTGTGGACATACTACCTATACATTCTATCGATAGATACATACACTATTAGAAAATAATTATATTGGAGGTGCTTGTATTTATGCAAGCAAATACTGTATCAGATAGTAAAGAATTGGCTCTTCGCTATTTAGTGTTGACAAGACAATTTTCTAGGGTTCAATTGATGCTACCATTTTAGCTTAATGTCAGGATTCTACATATTGATTAAAACAAGCGAAAAACCAAACCGGACAAAGGAATGAGTTCAATTGCTCGCTCAGCATTCACCACCTGTTACAAGAATAATTGATTGAGTTCTGAAACCTACATAGTTGTTTGAACTAAATACTAAATAGCGAAGAAGCAATTTAATAGTATTGTGTCTTAGCTACCACCAAGGTCAAAATCAAAAAACGGACAAGGGAATGAGTTCAATTGCTCGCTCTGCATTCACCAACTGTTACATGAATATCGACTCCATTGAACGGACATACTTATTCACGGACAAGGGAATGGGTTCAGTTGTGAGCGATGTATGACTCCAAACTGTTACTCATTCTTTTTTGTTCGAGCAAAATAAAGGAATGACAATCATTTATTGTCTCATAATCAAGTCCATCTTGTTTACTGTGGCGTAAATCATCGCTATAAAGTTTTCAGGAGAACGATATCCGCGAGCTTTTCTTTTTGCAGCCTGTACTAAACTGTTTATTCCTTCAAGAAGTCCGTTGGTCATTCTTGTTTTAAACCATCTTAATATGCCGACTTTATGCCTCTTTAGAGATCGAGCCAACTTAATTATTGGTTCCAGTCGGGATCGAGTTGCCCAGCTATACCACTCATCAAAGTATAATTCTGAGATACTAGCTGATCTGGAAACCATTTTTTGTAGCCCTAATTTCATACGGTATGCACGACCTGTTGCTAAATCCATATCCTTCAATTTGACATATTTATTCTTTTGTTTTTCAGTAAGATTTTCTTGGTTTTTGAGCCATACATATCGTGAATTCTTTAGTTCGGGTTGGGTGGCTTGTTCTTGTCTTCGGACGTTGTCTACTGCTTCGTTGACCAAATTCATCACATGAAATTTATCAAATGTATTCGAT includes the following:
- a CDS encoding TIGR01777 family oxidoreductase, producing the protein MRKKVVLAGGTGFIGQYFQKQFEKLGYEVIIISRQPPHVIWEDFSGVARALENAELLLNLAGKSVNCRYNEKNKAKILNSRIETTELLGKAIQQCETPPQLWLNSSSATIYRHAEDRPMTEETGELGEGFSVDVARQWEESFFSFSLPNTRQVALRISIVLGSTGGVMVPYTHMVKFGLGGVQGPGNQKFSWIHIEDLFSIVLFLSNRKEVNGIINCSAPSPITNAELMKELRNAMKRPYGLPSPKWMLEFGARFIGTETELILKSRWVVPEKLLAKGFTFTYNTIEEALNEIVHA
- a CDS encoding aminotransferase class V-fold PLP-dependent enzyme, which translates into the protein MNKPELICKMATEPSEFDQIYQLNYKTFVEEIKQHETNSVHKLVDKFHDENTYIIAKRENEVVGMIAIRSNRPFSLDQKLSNLDTFLPEDAVPCEIRLLSVKEKDRSTRVFYQLSKRLVSYCLEKKYTIALISGTVGQLKLYKRMGFSPFGPMVGTEKAKFQPMYLTRENFEQSTKAYQRLMEKERKSAFVQTFLPGPVSVHSTVKEAFSSSPLSHRNGSFIQEMKELQDGLCELTNANHAQVMVGTGTFSNDVVAAQLKDIRGEGLILANGEFGYRLIDHALRMDLNFQTIEKEWEQSISLDEVDRLLQRNSQIKWIWTVHCETSTGYLIDLDGLLTIGQKHEVEVCVDACSSVGVVPVNFQKVYLATTVSGKGLGSFPGLAIVFHRDNIEAKGNIPRYLDLGMYNENQSIPFTHSSNHVKALIEALKFVDYPRDKALAEKVRKELSSSGFNVLCKEFYSPGIVTIALPTRLSSKRFGDRCRDKGILISYESDYLLVRNWVQIALMGVHNERDVLHAITLIKQEMSVHTDSSYV
- a CDS encoding glycerol-3-phosphate acyltransferase, with the translated sequence MEILTKILPIILISYGLGSLMGAFYIVKYFLGEDIRNIESGNVGATNAGRVLGKKGFLLTLVIDVCKVLVALTIVYFWADTHESYLVLSSFFVLLGHLYPVQLQFRGGKGVVVYFAAALFLTPISIPISAVTMCFSYFLFRRYTLSGFISMGSIPVAAFLLEESVITPLGLLTLFVVVIFAHKKK
- a CDS encoding YwaF family protein translates to MKDYYRFSYEEYPFQLFSLPHLVAIFVSIGCMISMYLFREKIRNTKGKKVVNNLLIFLLLFGEVSFQIWYIVNDKWDSTINLPLQLCSLSLYLCLIMLLTRSYRVFEITFFTSMVGAFFAIITPELFFGFPHFRYFQFFTAHLAIVLSCLFMVWIEQYRVTFSSMIRSFVALNIIAFIVFNLNHAIGANYMFLDHKPYNASLIDYLGPYPWYIFSLEGIALFLFSILYLPFFILNKGCFRKGCGFSN
- a CDS encoding LVIVD repeat-containing protein, with the protein product MMQLKPFQDGQEPICIHVHKVYDWIINEADFTLPLGNTTISFPGLPAGADLSGATTTCEVLPDPTNPFKIVSREDRTVIIDGEEVTLQWVTIQKNVIITFMIMLADGTVYRSPDTEVQNLYVSNFGDDTVEIYDISTPTAPVRVTEFGAGELNSPVDLAITASILYVCQVNIDTVEIYDISTPAAPVRVTEFGAGELDGPFSLAVTGSTLYVSNVNDNTVEIYDISIPTAPVRVTEFGAGELNSPVGLAITGSILYVSNNGDDTVEIYDISTPTAPVRVTEFGAGELDEPVGLAITGSILYVSNINDGTIEIYDISTPTAPVRVTEFGVGELDRPFGLAITGSILYVSNSSGDNTVEIYDISTPTAPVRVTEFGAGELDGPEGLAIVGSAPQRFSLFEQVVLCAPTGTNIDITYTQRDCFVVSTGTLTESPGGGQITFSNLIIKLTLCQSIQSKFPVVVELEADFCQPRDMLPQLCPSPVRPPQCPIVFPDFPPSSS
- a CDS encoding ISL3 family transposase: MDVSNVKSVAMDETSRKRGHKYVTLFVDTDTKRVIFVTTGKGSGVLQEFCQFLDSKGVPCSQIKDFCCDMSPSFISGIEENFPEASNTFDKFHVMNLVNEAVDNVRRQEQATQPELKNSRYVWLKNQENLTEKQKNKYVKLKDMDLATGRAYRMKLGLQKMVSRSASISELYFDEWYSWATRSRLEPIIKLARSLKRHKVGILRWFKTRMTNGLLEGINSLVQAAKRKARGYRSPENFIAMIYATVNKMDLIMRQ